A window of the Lactuca sativa cultivar Salinas chromosome 5, Lsat_Salinas_v11, whole genome shotgun sequence genome harbors these coding sequences:
- the LOC111895054 gene encoding secreted RxLR effector protein 161-like, giving the protein MGESKVKVPMAFGTNLPPSLEKPAADMTLYRQMIGSLMHLRASRPYIMFSICYCARFQANPCEPHMMAVKNIFRYLKRTSSLGLWYTAKSGFFVQAFSDVDLGGCSLDRKSTTGECQLLDGKLLSWQSKKQTCVSLSTAEAEYIVAVRAHHKSFGFKANFMTMA; this is encoded by the coding sequence atgggagagtcaaaagtgAAGGTACCCATGGCGTTTGGCACGAATTTACCACCTTCTCTGGAAAAACCAGCAGCTGACATGACCCTCTATCGCCAAATGATAGGGTCTTTGATGCATTTAAGAGCTAGTCGACCATACATTATGTTTTCTATTTGTTATTGTgcaaggtttcaagctaatccatgcGAACCTCACATGATGGCTGTaaagaatatttttcgatatctaAAACGAACCTCATCTCTTGGTTTATGGTACACTGCGAAATCAGGATTCTTCGTACAAGCATTTTCAGATGTTGATTTAGGAGGTTGCAGTTTAGatcgaaaaagcacaactggcgAATGTCAACTTCTAGATGGCAAGCTGTTGagttggcaatctaagaaacaaacatgcgtTTCGTTGTCAACagctgaggctgaatacattgttGCAGTTCGTGCACATCAcaagtcatttggattcaaagcaaACTTCATGACTATGGCTTAA